One genomic segment of Gottschalkia acidurici 9a includes these proteins:
- the atpG gene encoding ATP synthase F1 subunit gamma, producing MAQGMKDIKRRMRSIGSTMKITKAMHLVSSAKLRKAKENVEKSRPYYETIVNSVKRILSSTTGLKHPFLENREVKKTAYIVVTADRGLAGGFNSNILRVSEHEIDKEKSVVIVMGSKGKDYFTKRGYNVIESYIGMTEEPEFIHARNAANIAIELYRKREVDEVKLIYTKFISVISQEPTVNKLLPSDIDTDNVQEEKSLVQVQYEPSPEEVIDYLIPKYIQSAIYGGLVESAASQQGARMTAMESATDNAEEMIDELGLKYNRARQAAITQEISEIVGGAEALK from the coding sequence GTGGCTCAAGGAATGAAAGACATAAAGAGAAGGATGCGTAGTATCGGAAGTACTATGAAGATCACTAAAGCTATGCACCTTGTTTCCTCAGCGAAATTAAGAAAAGCTAAGGAAAACGTTGAAAAAAGTAGACCTTATTATGAAACTATAGTAAATAGTGTAAAAAGAATACTATCTTCAACTACTGGGCTTAAACATCCTTTTCTAGAAAATAGAGAAGTTAAAAAAACAGCGTATATAGTAGTAACAGCTGATAGAGGGCTAGCAGGAGGATTTAACAGTAATATTCTTAGAGTATCTGAGCATGAAATAGATAAAGAAAAGTCAGTTGTAATAGTAATGGGTTCTAAAGGAAAAGATTACTTTACTAAAAGAGGCTATAATGTTATAGAGTCTTATATTGGTATGACTGAAGAGCCAGAATTTATTCATGCAAGAAATGCTGCAAATATAGCTATAGAGTTATATAGAAAAAGAGAAGTGGATGAGGTAAAACTTATCTATACAAAATTTATAAGTGTGATATCTCAGGAGCCTACAGTAAATAAACTTCTTCCATCAGATATAGATACAGACAATGTACAAGAAGAGAAGAGTTTGGTACAAGTACAGTATGAGCCGTCACCAGAAGAGGTTATAGATTATCTTATACCTAAGTACATCCAAAGTGCTATATATGGCGGACTTGTAGAATCTGCTGCAAGTCAACAAGGAGCCAGAATGACAGCTATGGAGTCTGCTACAGATAATGCAGAGGAAATGATAGATGAACTAGGATTAAAATATAACAGAGCACGTCAGGCTGCTATAACTCAGGAAATATCAGAAATAGTAGGTGGAGCAGAGGCTCTTAAATAG